Genomic DNA from Clavibacter michiganensis:
CTCACCGTTCGATCCCCGTCCCCTCCGTGATCGCCGACCGTTGGTATCCTCAAACCATATCGTCCGGCCCCGGACGGAACGCACGAACCGCACGATCCGAGAGGAAGCACCCCATGTCCACCCCGAGCACCGACCCCCGCGCGCACGCCGTCCCGGCCACGCCCCGCGAGGTGATCGCGAGCTACACCGAGTACGCCGACGCGCAGGCCGCCGTCGACACGCTGTCCGACCGCGAGTTCCCGGTCGCATCGACGCAGATCGTCGGCCACGACGTCCGCACCGTCGAGACAGTGACCGGCCGGGTCACCAACGGCAGCGCCGCGGTGCGCGGGGCCGCGGGCGGCGCCTGGTTCGGCCTCATGCTGGGCGTGCTGTTCGGGATCTTCACGCCCGGCGTCGCGTTCCTCGGCGTGCTCCTCGTCGCGGTCGGCATCGGCGCGCTCTGGGGCGCGCTGTTCGGCTTCGTCGGCCACTACGCCACCCGCGGGAAGCGCGACTTCTCCTCCATCCAGACGCTGACGGCCGGCCGCTACGACGTGCTGGTCGACAGCGCCCGGGCCGCCGAGGCGTCGCGGATCCTGTTCGACACCACCGGGGCGCCGCGCGCCTGACCCGCCGCATCACCGCGACGCGGACGGACGGCTCAGCCGCCCGTCCGCGTCGTCATGTCCGGGGTGCGTCCTCGGGCGCCTCGAGCGTGAGCCACTCCTCGTCGACGCGGTAGCCGAGCGCGGCACCGGCCGCGATGATCGCGGCGTTCTCGCTCGAGCCCCCGGTGCGGAACGACATCGCGCCCGCCTCGATCAGCGCCAGCACGGAGGCCGCCTTGACGGCCGTGCCGAGGCCGCGCCCGCGATGGGCGGCGTCGACGACCGTCACGTCGGTCTCGGCGGCCAGGCCCGCGGGATCCAGGTCGACGATCGTCATCGCCAGGAGCGCGCCGGCGGAGTCGAATGCGCCGAAGCCGCGGCGGTCCGGAGCAGGGACGCGAGCGGAGTCGCGCGTGAGGCCCGCGTGGCGGGTGGCCGGGCCGCCCGGGTAGTCGGCGAGGGTGGCGGCGTCGAGCGCGAGGATCCGCGGGACGTCGTCCGGCCCGAGCTCGCGCAGCACGGCGGATCCGCCGACGCGGTCGACGAGCGCCCGCAGCAGCGCGAGGTCCGCGTCGGCCGCGTCGAGCTGCGCGCCCCACGACCGCGCGATCACGATCCAGCCCTCCGCGGCGAGGCGCGTCGCCCGCGGGTCGTCGGATCGGGCGATGACGGGCTTGGCGCTCATCCCGCGAGCCTGGCATGGCGGGGCCGCTCAGCCCCGCGATGCGGCCGATCCGAGCTGCCCGGTCCGGCGCGGAGAGCCACGAGACGCTGCAGCTGATCGCACCGGCCAGGGTGTGCCGGCGGGAGGGGGCTGCCCGTGGTCCTGGCTCAGTCGAGGAAGTAGCTGCGGGCCTTCTCCTCCGAGTCCAGGATCCGCTCCGTCGCCACCCCGACCGAGCGCGCGAGGTCGACCGACCCGATGAGGGCCGCCTCGGTGTCGGGCGAGAAGGCCCGCTCGAGCACGGCGAGGCATGTGGCCATGCTCGTGTCGAGCTCGTCGATCAGCGCCTGGTGCTCGGCGGCGAGCTGCTCGTCGAGCTCGCGCTGGTCACGCAGGTAGCCCTCGATGAGGGCGGCCTCCCGCCGGGACAGCGCGTCCGACACGGCCGAGTGCATGATCATGCCCACCGTGTTCCCGATGACGGCTCCGAGCACCGGCACGGGGATGAGCGCCTGGCCCACGAAGGACGACAGCGCGCCGACGGCCGCCTCCAGGCAGACGAGCTCGGCGTTGTCGAGGAACTCCGCCTCGGCGATCTCGCCGGTACGCAGCCGGTGCGCCTGCTCCGCGACCCCGAACGCCGCGGTGACCATGGCGCTGGCGACCGATGCGGAGGTGGCGGTGAAGTTGGTGAGCGAGTAGATGCTGAGGCCCCGGATGCCGCCCGTGAGGAAGCCCCTGCCGGAGTCGCCCGCGATCTCGGCCCAGTCCTCGCTCGTGAAGTCCTGGAGCCTCGTTCCCGCACGGCGCTTCCGCACCACCGCGAGGACGAAGGCCGTCCCGCCCTCGACGCCAGCGGCCACGAGGGTCGCCTCCGCCCCCTCGCGCGCGCTGGGCCGGCTCGCGCGGTGGGCGTCGTCCCGAAGGGCCTCGTCGGTCGTGCGCAGCGACTCCTTCTCCCCCTCCAGCGTCGCGCCGAAGGCACCCCGCTGCACCTCGTCGTAGCGGAGGTGGGAGGGCTCGAGCGACTCGATCCCGAGGTCGCGCGTCGCGAAGAAGGTCTGCACCGCCTTCCAGTCGCGGAAGGACGGACCCTCGCCTCCCCGCGTGAGCAGGCGACCCGCCTCCTCACGGCTCATGCCGTGCAGCGCCTGGATCACCTCGAAGTGGTCGCTCGGGACCTGGTACCTGCCCCCTCCGCTGACGAAGTCGGGGTACCTCTCGAGGTGCTCCGCGACGGCTCCGAGGCCGAAGCGCCCGCCCGCCGCGACGAACTTCTGCTGGATCTCCACGCCGCCGCGCATCAGGTCGACGGGGCCGTTGTCGTTCACCCACTCGTAGACCAGGCCCTGTCCGAGGATCTGGCTGCGCGCGTCCCCGATGCCGCTCTCGGCGGCCTCGGCGATGAAGCCGTGCATGCCCTTCGTGCCGCCACGGTTCCTCCCGACCACCTCGAGGTCGATGGTCCGGATCGCCGCGTCGACACGTGCCAGCGCCTCGCGGAGGTTCCCGTCCTGACGCCGGAGCGCGTCCAGCAGCCCGTCGAGGCGCACCTGGTTGAGGTGGTTCACCCACGCCGCGACCGCCTGCTCCTGGTTCCGCCGCGCGAGGCGGGGCGCGTCAACCACGGTCGGCGCCCCCGTCGACACGTTCGCCCAGCAGGGCCGCGCACGCCTGCGTGCTGTTGACGAGCGCCGCGAGACGCGACTGTTCGCTCGCGGGGAGTGCCGAGAAGTCGGCGCCGAAGGACCGCATCGCGTCGCGGTAGCTCGTGGTCAGCTGCGACCGGAGCTCGTCGGTGCGGCGCAGGAGCCCGTCGACCCGGGCGGCCAGCTCCTCGACGCGGGCGGTGTTGCGCTTCACCGCGATGAGAGCCTCCTGCTTCTCCTCGCGGGTCTCGCCCTTCTTCCAGGCGAACAGGGCGACCGACGTGAGGATCGCAGCCCCCGCGACGCCCCAGCCGACCGGTCCGGACAGCGCGAGGATCGCTCCTCCCATGGCCGTGCCGCCACCGCCGGCTGCCAGGGCTCCGCCCCCGAGCCAGGCCAGCGCGGCGTTCGTGGCCGCAGCGCCGGACAGGGCGGAGATCGCGGTGCCGGTCGACGCGGCGCCGAAGGTGGTCGCGACCCACATCGCCGCGCTCGGCGCGACGCTCGCGACCGCGGCGCCCGCGGCGAACCCGGCCCCGCCCCCGGCGGCGGACCGGCGGGCGGCCTCGAGATCTCGGCGGGCGAACTCCTCCACGTCCAGGAACTCAGCCCTGTCGACGTCGATCCGACCGATGGCGGCCTCGAAGGACTTCGGCGTGTTGGCGATGCTGTTGACCAGCGCCTCCACGTGCTCGATCAGGTCGGCCGACCGCTCGCGCTGACGCAGGAGGGCGAGCCCCGCGTCGTTCATCGTCGTGTACGCGACGTTGTACTCGGCGACCGCGTCCTCGTAGGGGTCCGGCTTCCTCGCGGCGAGCTTCTCGACGGTCTCCTTCGTCGTGTCCCGGAGATCCCCCACCCGCTCGCCCACCTGCGTGGACGCGGCGCGCGCCCTCCGGGCAGCGTCGTCCACCGCCTTGGCGATGCCGTCCCTGGCCTTGCCCAAGCCGCGCTGTTCGTCCATCACGTCTTCCCATCCCCGTCGATGCCATTTCCTCACTGGAGGATATAGACGACCGGCGACGCCGGCGCGGGAACCGCGGACCGGACGAGTCGATCAGGCGCGGCTCGCGACCCCCTCGCGTCGCACCGCGTCGACGAGCAGGACCTCGACCTCGTCGACCGCACCGAGCAGGTCGGCGGGTTCGGCCCCCATCCGCCCGACGACCGCGTCGACCCCGCGGAGCCCCGCGCGCGTGAGGAGCTGCTTCTCGTTCGTGATCCACTCGCCGCGGCGGGCGAGGATCGCGTGCGCCGCG
This window encodes:
- a CDS encoding general stress protein — its product is MSTPSTDPRAHAVPATPREVIASYTEYADAQAAVDTLSDREFPVASTQIVGHDVRTVETVTGRVTNGSAAVRGAAGGAWFGLMLGVLFGIFTPGVAFLGVLLVAVGIGALWGALFGFVGHYATRGKRDFSSIQTLTAGRYDVLVDSARAAEASRILFDTTGAPRA
- a CDS encoding acetyltransferase, with amino-acid sequence MSAKPVIARSDDPRATRLAAEGWIVIARSWGAQLDAADADLALLRALVDRVGGSAVLRELGPDDVPRILALDAATLADYPGGPATRHAGLTRDSARVPAPDRRGFGAFDSAGALLAMTIVDLDPAGLAAETDVTVVDAAHRGRGLGTAVKAASVLALIEAGAMSFRTGGSSENAAIIAAGAALGYRVDEEWLTLEAPEDAPRT